In the genome of Streptomyces fagopyri, the window CGGCCGCGACCTTCCTCGCTGTCGACGGCATCGACCTCGGCCGCTGCGACCAGGCGACGGCGTACGACCTGGTCATCGACGTGGCCTCCGGCAAGGAGAGCGGGACCGGGGTGATCGCGGCCCGGCCGCGGGCTCTGTGAGGTGGGTCGCATCCGCGGGTGACCCGGCGCCGTCCGCGCGGTGACACCTCAGGGTCGCCGGTAGGGTGGCCCGGTTGTCATACGTAGCCGAGCCGCTCGACCACCCCACGGAGACCGTGACTACCACCGCCGCCACCGCTTCCTCCTCGCACCACCTCTCACCCGCCTTTCCCGGGCGCGCCCCCTGGGGCACCGCGGGCAAGCTGCGCGCCTGGCAGCAGGGGGCGATGGAGAGGTACATCCAGGAGCAGCCGCGCGATTTCCTGGCCGTCGCCACCCCCGGCGCCGGCAAGACGACGTTCGCGCTGACCCTCGCGTCCTGGCTGCTGCACCACCATGTGGTCCAGCAGGTGACCGTGGTCGCGCCGACCGAGCACCTGAAGAAGCAGTGGGCGGAGGCGGCGGCCCGGATAGGGATCAAGCTGGACCCCGAGTACAGCGCGGGCCCGCTCAGCAAGGAGTACCAGGGCGTCGCCGTGACGTACGCCGGTGTCGGGGTGCGGCCGATGCTGCACCGCAACCGCTCCGAGCAGCGCAAGACCCTCGTCATCCTCGACGAGATCCACCACGCCGGTGACTCCAAGTCCTGGGGCGAGGCCTGTCTCGAAGCGTTCGAGCCGGCCACCCGGCGGCTCGCGCTCACCGGAACGCCCTTCCGGTCGGACACCAACCCGATCCCCTTCGTCACCTACGAGGAGGGGAACGACGGGATCCGGCGGTCCTCCGCCGACTACACCTACGGGTACGGGTCCGCCCTCGGGGACGGGGTCGTGCGGCCCGTCATCTTCCTCTCCTACAGCGGCAACATGCGGTGGCGCACGAAGGCGGGCGACGAGATCGCGGCGCGGCTCGGGGAGCCGATGACCAAGGACGCCATCAGCCAGGCCTGGCGCACCGCGCTCGATCCGCGCGGCGAGTGGATGCCCAGTGTGCTGCGCGCCGCCGACCAGCGGCTGACCGAGGTGCGCAAGGGCATCCCGGACGCGGGTGCCCTGGTCATCGCCTCCGACCAGGAATCCGCCCGTGCCTACGCCAAGCTGATCCGCGACATCACCGGTACGAAGGCGACCCTCGTCCTGTCCGACGACACCGGCGCCTCGAACCGCATCGACGACTTCGCCGCGAGCGAGGACCGGTGGATGGTCGCCGTCCGTATGGTGTCCGAGGGCGTCGACGTGCCGCGCCTCGCGGTCGGCGTGTACGCGACCACGATCTCGACGCCGCTCTTCTTCGCCCAGGCCGTCGGCCGTTTCGTCCGTTCCCGACGGCGCGGCGAGACCGCCTCCGTCTTCCTCCCGACCGTCCCCGACCTCCTCGGCTTCGCGAACGAGATGGAGGTCGAGCGCGACCACGTCCTCGACAAGCCCAAGAAGGAGGGTGAGGAGGACCCGTACGCCGAGTCCGAGAAGGAGATGGACGAGGCGAACAAGGAGCAGGACGAGGACACCGGCGAGCAGGAGCAGTTCTCCTTCGAGGCGCTGGAGTCCGAGGCCGTCTTCGACCGGGTGCTCTACGACGGCGCCGAGTTCGGGATGCAGGCCCACCCGGGGAGTGCGGAGGAGCAGGACTACCTCGGCATCCCCGGACTGCTGGAGCCCGACCAGGTGCAGATGCTGCTGCAGAAGCGGCAGGCCCGGCAGATCGCGCACAGCCGCAAGAAGCCGGCCGAGGAGGCCGATCTCCTCGAACTGCCCGCCGAGCGGCGCCCGGTGGTCTCGCACAAGGAGATGCTGGAACTGCGCAAGCAGCTCAACACCATGGTCGGCGCCTACGTCCACCAGAGCGGCAAGCCGCACGGGGTGATCCACACCGAACTGCGGCGGGTGTGCGGCGGACCGCCGAGCGCGGAGGCCACCGCGGGACAGCTGCGGCAGCGGATCGCCAAGGTGCAGGAGTGGGCCACCCGGATGCGGTGACACCGCGCGCACGGGGAGGCTCCGCGCACCGGGACGCCGAGTGCACCGGGACGCCGTCCCTGACGGGCGGACGTCGCTCGCGTCGGCGCACGCAGCCGGCACACACGCTGACGCACCGGCACACGCGCGGAAGCATCGGCGCGAGCGCGGACGCATTAGCGCATGGGCGGATGTAACGGGACGCATAGGGACACATCAACACACGCAAGCGCGCGCCGACTTCGGTCGGCGCGCGCTTCCGTCCGCGCCACGACGCATGCCCCGGGGCGTGTGCGCGGTGTGCGGGGGTGGTGCGCGCCGTGTGGCGGGCGCCGCGTGTAACGGGACAAAGGGAGAGAGTCCGTACCGGCCCGTGCCCGGATTCTGGACGGAGACTTCCGCTGAGCGGACCGGCTCGCTACTGTCACGCTACGCACACGCCCCGTGGCAGCGCAGCCGCGGAGCGCAGCCGTGTAGCGACTCCGCCCGGGAAGAGCCCGGGTCGTCAGCCGACGGCGGCCTCTGAAGCGCGTCGCCGACGGGACTCGGTGCCGCGTCCGCCGGGACAGGCCGCCGACCTCACCACTAAGGAGTGGGCGTCGTGACCGCGGAGACCTCTCAGACGCTCGACCGGGGACTGCGCGTCCTC includes:
- a CDS encoding DEAD/DEAH box helicase, producing MTTTAATASSSHHLSPAFPGRAPWGTAGKLRAWQQGAMERYIQEQPRDFLAVATPGAGKTTFALTLASWLLHHHVVQQVTVVAPTEHLKKQWAEAAARIGIKLDPEYSAGPLSKEYQGVAVTYAGVGVRPMLHRNRSEQRKTLVILDEIHHAGDSKSWGEACLEAFEPATRRLALTGTPFRSDTNPIPFVTYEEGNDGIRRSSADYTYGYGSALGDGVVRPVIFLSYSGNMRWRTKAGDEIAARLGEPMTKDAISQAWRTALDPRGEWMPSVLRAADQRLTEVRKGIPDAGALVIASDQESARAYAKLIRDITGTKATLVLSDDTGASNRIDDFAASEDRWMVAVRMVSEGVDVPRLAVGVYATTISTPLFFAQAVGRFVRSRRRGETASVFLPTVPDLLGFANEMEVERDHVLDKPKKEGEEDPYAESEKEMDEANKEQDEDTGEQEQFSFEALESEAVFDRVLYDGAEFGMQAHPGSAEEQDYLGIPGLLEPDQVQMLLQKRQARQIAHSRKKPAEEADLLELPAERRPVVSHKEMLELRKQLNTMVGAYVHQSGKPHGVIHTELRRVCGGPPSAEATAGQLRQRIAKVQEWATRMR
- a CDS encoding type II toxin-antitoxin system death-on-curing family toxin; amino-acid sequence: MTDPYEQAAALLHALASDHPFVDGDKRTAWPAAATFLAVDGIDLGRCDQATAYDLVIDVASGKESGTGVIAARPRAL